A region from the Halosolutus gelatinilyticus genome encodes:
- a CDS encoding high-potential iron-sulfur protein, whose translation MEDGKPHESRRRFLRLTGCGSLIGLAGCMNLNENAAGPASQPREGLPADWCLDDLSDSVPESEANAVSIDGVERKPEGELLSKQDAAYQCGPSDGQQCGNCTFFIDDRSGNGWGACTEVAGEIRSVDWCGLWAPRMEIQEGQSEGGTAGDESADEEEGGGGNESDGGNESEGGNESGGEDNQSDGGGGDGGGSDGGNESDGGN comes from the coding sequence ATGGAAGACGGCAAGCCGCACGAGTCGCGGCGCCGATTTCTTCGCCTCACGGGTTGTGGATCGCTGATCGGACTCGCCGGATGCATGAACTTAAACGAGAACGCCGCGGGTCCCGCCAGTCAGCCGCGGGAGGGCCTTCCTGCCGACTGGTGTCTCGACGATCTGAGCGACTCCGTGCCGGAGAGCGAGGCGAACGCGGTGAGCATCGACGGGGTTGAACGAAAGCCCGAAGGCGAACTCCTGTCAAAGCAGGACGCCGCGTACCAGTGCGGCCCCTCCGACGGCCAGCAGTGTGGCAACTGTACCTTCTTCATCGACGATCGCTCGGGCAATGGATGGGGTGCGTGCACCGAAGTCGCCGGCGAGATCCGATCGGTCGACTGGTGCGGACTCTGGGCACCGAGAATGGAGATCCAGGAAGGGCAGTCCGAGGGTGGAACCGCGGGAGACGAGAGCGCCGACGAGGAGGAAGGTGGCGGCGGTAACGAAAGCGACGGTGGAAACGAAAGTGAGGGCGGAAACGAAAGCGGCGGCGAGGACAACCAGAGCGATGGCGGTGGGGGTGACGGCGGCGGGAGCGACGGCGGAAACGAAAGCGATGGAGGGAACTAA